One region of Oryza glaberrima chromosome 7, OglaRS2, whole genome shotgun sequence genomic DNA includes:
- the LOC127780115 gene encoding annexin D3-like has product MSIIAVPSPVPSASDDAESLRKALQGWRADKGALTRILCRRTAAQRAAIRRAYAFLYREPLLNCFRYKLSRHCLLSLDFWKAMILWTMDPAERDANLVHEALKKKQRDETYYMSVLIEVSCACTPDHLVAVRRAYLALFGCSVEEDVAASPAIQEPLKKMLVRLVSSYRYEGDECVVDMDVVRMEASQLAEAIKKKKQPRGEDEVVRIVTTRSKSQLRATFQRYREDHGSDIAEDIDSHCIGQFGRMLKTAVWCLTSPEKHFAEVIRHSILGLGTYEDMLTRVIVSRAEIDMRHIREEYKVRYKTTVTRDVVGDTSFGYKGFLLALVGRED; this is encoded by the exons atgtcCATCATTGCCGTCCCGAGCCCCGTCCCGTCCGCCTCCGACGACGCCGAGAGCCTCAGGAAGGCGCTTCAAG GATGGAGAGCGGACAAGGGCGCCCTGACCCGGATCCTGtgccggcgaacggcggcgcagCGGGCGGCGATACGCCGCGCCTACGCCTTCCTCTACCGGGAACCCCTCCTCAACTGCTTCCGCTACAAGCTCTCCCGCCattgcctcctctccctcgatTTCTGG AAAGCCATGATCCTGTGGACGATGGACCCGGCAGAACGGGACGCGAACCTAGTGCACGAAGCActgaagaagaagcagagaGACGAGACCTACTACATGTCCGTGCTGATCGAGGTGTCGTGCGCTTGCACCCCGGATCACCTCGTCGCCGTCAGGCGCGCCTACCTCGCCCTCTTCGGCTGCTCCGTCGAGGAGGAcgtcgcggcgtcgccggcgatccAAGAACCTCTGAAGAAG ATGCTGGTGAGGCTGGTGAGCTCGTACCGCTACGAGGGAGATGAGTGCGTCGTCGACATGGACGTGGTGAGGATGGAGGCGTCTCAGCTGGCAGAAGccatcaagaagaagaagcagccgCGCGGGGAAGACGAGGTCGTTCGGATTGTGACCACTCGGAGCAAGTCCCAGCTCAGGGCAACGTTTCAGAGATACAGAGAGGATCATGGTTCAGACATAGCTGAG GATATTGACAGCCATTGCATCGGCCAGTTTGGCAGGATGCTGAAGACCGCCGTGTGGTGCTTAACATCACCTGAAAAACACTTTGCAGAG GTGATCAGGCACTCGATCTTGGGATTGGGGACGTACGAGGACATGCTCACCAGAGTAATCGTGTCGCGTGCTGAGATCGACATGAGACACATCAGGGAGGAGTACAAGGTCAGGTACAAGACCACCGTCACTcgcgacgtcgtcggcgacaCATCGTTCGGTTACAAGGGCTTCTTGCTGGCGTTGGTCGGGAGGGAGGACTGA
- the LOC127778691 gene encoding F-box protein SKIP5: MPPKRQRSAAGPSGEAPVNSLDDGCLMHIFSFLSPIPDRYNTALVCHRWRFLACHPRLWLRVERPIRNTIEPGVYPNLESAVSAARPGDTILIAAGGTHVARNIQIKKPLCIIGGGELPDDTVLTCSRGSDNALEFLSTCKIANLTIRAELGCCLLHRSGRLTIEECLLQCEQNPLDYLSFPIISTAIEYDSFSSLKEQGHGVTVVRTRIEGGAKAVRTNGTLALQHVRAIYSRSSVFFWFEVGER; the protein is encoded by the exons ATGCCGCCGAAGCGGCagcggtcggcggcggggccgTCGGGGGAGGCGCCGGTCAACAGCCTGGACGACGGCTGCCTCATGCACATCTTCAGCTTCCTCAGCCCAATCCCAG ATAGGTATAACACCGCCCTCGTTTGCCACAGATGGCGCTTCCTTGCATGCCATCCTCGACTGTGGTTGCGTGTTGAGAGGCCAATCAGAAATACAATAGAGCCAGGAGTCTATCCAAATCTTGAGTCTGCTGTTTCTGCAGCTAG GCCTGGGGATACTATTCTAATTGCTGCTGGTGGCACACATGTTGCACGTAATATCCAAATAAAGAAGCCTCTCTGCATT ATTGGCGGGGGTGAGCTTCCTGACGACACAGTGTTAACATGTTCGCGTGGCTCTGACAA TGCGTTGGAGTTCCTTTCCACCTGCAAGATTGCAAATCTCACTATTAGAGCAGAGCTTGGGTGTTGTTTGCTTCATCGAAGTGGTAGATTAACTATTGAGGAGTGCTTGCTCCAGTGCGAGCAAAATCCTCTGGATTATTTGTCCTTCCCTATAATTAGCACAGCGATTGAGTATGATTCGTTCTCATCACTCAAGGAGCAAGGACATGGTGTAACTGTTGTTCGCACCCGCATTGAGGGGGGTGCGAAGGCCGTCAGGACTAATGGAACACTGGCGCTGCAACATGTGCGGGCTATCTATTCTCGCAGTTCTGTTTTCTTCTGGTTCGAAGTAGGAGAAAGGTAG
- the LOC127778378 gene encoding E3 ubiquitin-protein ligase DIS1-like, whose translation MASVTYLDDAHSEVIDPPKSEEMLDVTELVDDHTQHSPKPNAMVSGNVRELLECPVCLNAMYPPIHQCSNGHTLCSGCKPRVHNRCPTCRHELGNIRCLALEKVAASLELPCKYQNFGCLGIYPYYCKLKHESQCQYRPYTCPYAGSECTVAGDIQYLVSHLKDDHKVDMHNGSTFNHRYVKSNPHEVENATWMLTVFSCFGQYFCLHFEAFQLGMAPVYIAFLRFMGDDAEAKNYSYSLEVGGSGRKMTWQGVPRSIRDSHRKVRDSYDGLIIQRNMALFFSGGDKKELKLRVTGRIWKEQ comes from the exons ATGGCATCAGTTACTTATCTTGATGATGCCCATTCTGAAGTTATCGATCCTCCAAAGAGTGAGGAGATGCTGGATGTTACTGAACTTGTTGATGATCACACCCAGCATTCACCAAAACCGAATGCGATGGTCTCTGGCAATGTGCGTGAGCTACTGGAATGCCCTGTGTGTCTAAATGCCATGTATCCTCCAATTCATCAG TGCTCCAATGGTCATACTCTATGTTCCGGATGCAAGCCCAGGGTTCACAACCGCTGCCCAACTTGCAGACATGAATTGGGTAACATAAGATGCCTTGCTCTGGAAAAGGTAGCTGCATCACTAGAGCTTCCATGCAAATATCAGAACTTTGGGTGCTTGGGCATATATCCTTATTACTGCAAGCTGAAGCATGAGTCACAGTGCCAATACAGGCCCTATACTTGCCCATATGCTGGATCTGAATGCACTGTTGCTGGTGACATTCAGTATCTAGTAAGTCACTTGAAAGATGATCATAAGGTTGACATGCACAACGGAAGCACCTTCAATCACCGTTATGTCAAATCAAATCCTCATGAAGTTGAGAATGCTACCTGGATGCTCACG GTTTTCAGCTGTTTCGGCCAGTACTTTTGCCTGCACTTTGAGGCATTCCAGTTGGGCATGGCACCTGTCTACATCGCCTTCCTACGGTTCATGGGAGATGATGCAGAAGCCAAGAACTATAGCTACAGCCTGGAGGTCGGAGGCAGTGGTCGGAAGATGACCTGGCAAGGCGTCCCCCGAAGCATCAGAGACAGTCACAGGAAAGTTCGGGACAGCTACGACGGCCTTATCATCCAGCGGAACATGGCCTTGTTCTTCTCCGGTGGCGACAAGAAGGAGCTCAAACTGCGTGTCACCGGAAGGATTTGGAAGGAGCAGTGA
- the LOC127778886 gene encoding uncharacterized protein At5g39865-like, with the protein MEDGCSKVLSGGGSGSCGGGAKKPFHFARSLTYHHHQGHRVLPPAAKWRRHQLADEPRARPKDVVLYTTSLRGVRRTFADCSSVRAILRGFRVAVDERDVSMDAAFRRELRSLLDARGRAFSLPQLLVGGRLVGGADEVKQLHESGQLRRLLDGAAGQDPAYVCDGCGGVRFVPCTACGGGRKVFVEEEDRVQRCGDCNENGLVRCPNCCS; encoded by the coding sequence atggaggacgGCTGCAGCAAGGTTTTGAGCGGTGGTGGGAgcgggagctgcggcggcggcgccaagaaGCCGTTCCACTTCGCGCGGTCGCTGAcataccaccaccaccaggggCACCGggtgctgccgccggcggcgaagtgGAGGCGGCACCAGCTCGCCGACGAGCCGCGGGCGCGGCCCAAGGACGTGGTGCTGTACACGACGTCGCTGCGCGGGGTGCGGCGCACGTTCGCGGACTGCTCCTCGGTGCGCGCCATCCTGCGGGGGTtccgcgtcgccgtcgacgagcgcGACGTGTCCATGGACGCCGCGTTCCGCCGCGAGCTGCGGTCGCTGCTcgacgcgcgcggccgcgccttCTCGCTCCCGCAGCTGCTGGTCGGCGGCCGGCTcgtgggcggcgccgacgaggtcaaGCAGCTCCACGAGAGCGGCCAGCTGCGGCGCctcctcgacggcgccgccggccaggACCCGGCCTACGTctgcgacggctgcggcggcgtccgCTTCGTCCCCTGCaccgcctgcggcggcggccgcaaggtgttcgtcgaggaggaggatcgcGTGCAGCGCTGCGGCGATTGCAACGAGAACGGATTGGTACGCTGCCCTAATTGCTGTTCTTGA